Proteins encoded by one window of Salvia splendens isolate huo1 chromosome 14, SspV2, whole genome shotgun sequence:
- the LOC121763609 gene encoding photosynthetic NDH subunit of lumenal location 1, chloroplastic-like isoform X1 has translation MAVSSLSLNFVSKPFTYSSGVRGWISPADCAAVSTTKCSKIASFDEETQCAASGNCKRRAVVLGMGALTMNTLRPSPLLAEEIPEKYNIYVDKVDGYSYYYPSDWRDFDFVGHDSAFKDKSLQLQNVRLSFLPTTKTDIRELGPMDEVIFHLTNDVYSAPNQIADILDMQEKTIDGRNYWTFEYVLTSPNFSRAAFATIAIGNGRYYTLIVGANQRRWRKYRNMLKVVADSFKVMDI, from the exons ATGGCAGTTTCATCACTCTCTCTCAATTTCGTCTCTAAGCCATTCACATACAGC TCAGGAGTGCGCGGTTGGATTAGCCCAGCCGATTGTGCCGCAGTTTCAACCACGAAGTGCTCGAAGATCGCGTCATTCGATGAAGAAA CTCAGTGTGCTGCTTCTGGAAATTGCAAAAGGAGAGCGGTTGTACTTGGCATGGGAGCCCTCACAATGAACACTCTCCGACCAAGCCCCCTTCTAGCAGAAG AGATACCAGAAAAGTACAATATATATGTTGACAAAGTTGACGGATATTCGTATTACTATCCCTCAGATTGGAGA GACTTCGACTTCGTAGGCCATGATTCAGCGTTCAAAGACAAATCACTACAACTGCAAAACGTGAGATTGAGCTTCCTTCCAACGACCAAGACTGACATCCGCGAACTAGGACCAATGGACGAG GTCATTTTCCATCTCACGAATGACGTATACTCAGCACCAAATCAAATTGCAGATATATTGGACATGCAAGAG AAAACCATCGATGGTAGAAACTACTGGACGTTCGAATATGTACTAACGTCCCCAAATTTTTCAAGAGCAGCTTTTGCAACCATCGCCATTGGAAATG GAAGATACTACACATTGATAGTTGGGGCAAACCAGAGACGATGGAGGAAGTACAGAAACATGCTGAAAGTGGTGGCTGACTCTTTCAAAGTGATGGATATCTAA
- the LOC121763609 gene encoding photosynthetic NDH subunit of lumenal location 1, chloroplastic-like isoform X2 — MAVSSLSLNFVSKPFTYSSGVRGWISPADCAAVSTTKCSKIASFDEETQCAASGNCKRRAVVLGMGALTMNTLRPSPLLAEEIPEKYNIYVDKVDGYSYYYPSDWRDFDFVGHDSAFKDKSLQLQNVRLSFLPTTKTDIRELGPMDEKTIDGRNYWTFEYVLTSPNFSRAAFATIAIGNGRYYTLIVGANQRRWRKYRNMLKVVADSFKVMDI; from the exons ATGGCAGTTTCATCACTCTCTCTCAATTTCGTCTCTAAGCCATTCACATACAGC TCAGGAGTGCGCGGTTGGATTAGCCCAGCCGATTGTGCCGCAGTTTCAACCACGAAGTGCTCGAAGATCGCGTCATTCGATGAAGAAA CTCAGTGTGCTGCTTCTGGAAATTGCAAAAGGAGAGCGGTTGTACTTGGCATGGGAGCCCTCACAATGAACACTCTCCGACCAAGCCCCCTTCTAGCAGAAG AGATACCAGAAAAGTACAATATATATGTTGACAAAGTTGACGGATATTCGTATTACTATCCCTCAGATTGGAGA GACTTCGACTTCGTAGGCCATGATTCAGCGTTCAAAGACAAATCACTACAACTGCAAAACGTGAGATTGAGCTTCCTTCCAACGACCAAGACTGACATCCGCGAACTAGGACCAATGGACGAG AAAACCATCGATGGTAGAAACTACTGGACGTTCGAATATGTACTAACGTCCCCAAATTTTTCAAGAGCAGCTTTTGCAACCATCGCCATTGGAAATG GAAGATACTACACATTGATAGTTGGGGCAAACCAGAGACGATGGAGGAAGTACAGAAACATGCTGAAAGTGGTGGCTGACTCTTTCAAAGTGATGGATATCTAA
- the LOC121764035 gene encoding ABC transporter B family member 6-like: MMISRGLFGWSPPHIQPLTPVSEVSEPPESPSPYADMGTGEAEPVEMEEEMDAENEEMEPPPAAVPFSQLFACADQLDWALMFVGSLAAAAHGTALVVYLHYFAKIIQLLRYDGYSDDLFDRFTELSLSIVYIAVGVFVAAWIEVSCWILTGERQTAVIRSKYVQVLLNQDMSFFDTYGNNGDIVSQVLSDVLLIQSALSEKVGNYIHNMATFFSGLIIGFVNCWQIALITLATGPLIVAAGGISNIFLHRLAENIQDAYAEAASIAEQAVSYIRTLYSFTNETLAKYSYATSLQATLRYGILISLVQGLGLGFTYGLAICSCALQLWVGRSLVTHRRAHGGEIVTALFSVILSGLGLNQAATNFYSFEQGRIAAYRLFEMITRSSSTVNHDGLTLPSVQGNIEFRNVYFSYLSRPEIPILSGFYLTVPAKKAVALVGRNGSGKSSIIPLMERFYDPTLGEVLLDGENIKNLKLEWLRSQIGLVTQEPALLSLSIKDNIAYGRNASMDQIEEAAKIAHAHTFISSLEKGYDTQVGRASLMMSEEQKIKLSVARAVLSNPSILLLDEVTGGLDFEAERSVQEALDVLMLGRSTIIIARRLSLIKNADYIAVMEEGQLVEMGTHEELMNLDGLYAELLKCEEATKLPRRMPMRTYKETSTFQVEKDSSASRIFQEPSSPRMAKSPSLQRVAGGHMVRPADVSYSSQESPRVLSPPPEEMMENGVSMEVIDREPTIERQDSFEMRLPELPKIDVHTGQRQKSASDPESPVSPLLTSDPTNERSHSQTFSRPLSEFDDLPMTMKETKGTSQEEPSLWRLVELSLAEWLYAVLGSTGAAIFGSFNPILAYVIALIVTAYYRKDGHRHHAQEDINRWCLIITGMGIVTVIANFLQHFYFGIMGEKMTERVRRMMFSAMLRNEVGWFDEEENSADNLSMRLANDATFVRAAFSNRLSIFIQDSAAVIVAVLIGMFLQWRLALVALATLPILMVSARAQKLWLAGFSKGIQEMHRKASLVLEDAVRNIYTVVAFCAGDKVMELYRVQLQKIFKKSFFQGMAIGFAFGFSQFLLFACNALLLWYTAICVKRQYMSLGTALKEYMVFSFATFALVEPFGLAPYILKRRKSLISVFEIIDRTPKIEPDDNAALKPANVYGSIELKNVDFSYPTRPEILVLSNFSLRVNGGQTVAVVGVSGSGKSTIISLIERFYDPVAGQILLDGRDLKSYNLRWLRNHLGLVQQEPIIFSTTIRENIIYARHNASEAEMKEAARIANAHHFISSLPHGYDTHVGMRGVDLTPGQKQRIAIARVILKNAPILLLDEASSSIESESSRVVQEALDTLIMGNKTTVLIAHRAAMMRHVDNIVVLNGGRIVEEGTHDTLMAKNSLYVRLMQPHFGKGMRQHRLI, from the exons ATGATGATATCCAGGGGTTTGTTCGGGTGGTCCCCGCCGCACATACAGCCGCTGACGCCGGTGTCGGAGGTGTCGGAGCCGCCGGAGTCGCCCTCGCCGTACGCGGATATGGGGACGGGTGAGGCGGAGCCGGTGGAGATGGAGGAGGAGATGGACGCCGAGAACGAGGAGATGGAGCCGCCGCCGGCTGCGGTGCCGTTCTCCCAGCTATTCGCCTGCGCTGACCAGCTCGACTGGGCGCTCATGTTCGTTGGATCTCTCGCGGCTGCTGCGCACGGGACTGCGCTCGTTGTCTACTTGCATTATTTTGCTAAGATTATACAGTTGCTTCGGTATGATGGGTATAGCGATGACCTTTTCGACAGGTTCACTGAG CTTTCTTTAAGCATTGTATATATTGCTGTTGGAGTTTTTGTTGCAGCCTGGATTG AGGTGTCGTGCTGGATTCTTACTGGGGAACGTCAGACTGCTGTGATAAGGTCAAAATATGTTCAAGTTCTACTTAATCAGGACATGAGCTTTTTTGACACCTATGGAAACAATGGAGACATTGTGAGCCAAGTACTTAGTGATGTACTGCTCATTCAATCTGCTCTCAGTGAAAAA GTGGGGAACTATATTCATAATATGGCTACTTTCTTTAGTGGTCTTATTATTGGATTTGTCAACTGCTGGCAGATTGCCCTTATTACTTTAGCTACTGGACCACTAATAGTTGCTGCAGGAGGGATTTCAAATATCTTTTTGCATAGACTTGCTGAAAATATCCAAGATGCTTATGCTGAGGCGGCAAGCATTGCAGAGCAG GCAGTCTCATACATCAGAACCTTGTACTCATTTACCAATGAAACCTTGGCAAAATATTCATATGCAACTTCACTTCAAGCTACACTCAGATATGGAATATTGATAAGTCTTGTTCAAGGGCTTGGACTTGGTTTCACATATGGACTTGCAATCTGTTCTTGTGCGTTGCAACTTTGGGTGGGGAGGTCCCTTGTCACTCATAGAAGAGCCCATGGGGGAGAAATTGTGACTGCTCTATTTTCTGTTATATTAAGTGGCCT TGGACTGAATCAAGCAGCTACAAACTTTTATTCTTTCGAACAAGGCAGAATTGCTGCCTACAGACTGTTTGAGATGATAACTCGGTCATCCTCCACTGTTAATCATGATGGGCTAACTCTTCCTTCTGTTCAAGGGAACATAGAGTTTCGAAATGTATATTTTAGCTATTTGTCCCGCCCTGAAATCCCGATTTTGAGTGGGTTTTATCTCACTGTGCCTGCTAAAAAGGCTGTGGCACTTGTTGGCAGAAACGGCTCTGGAAAAAGCAGTATCATACCACTTATGGAGCGGTTTTATGACCCTACCTTAG GAGAAGTTCTTTTGGATGGTGAAAATATAAAGAACCTGAAGCTGGAATGGCTAAGAAGCCAAATTGGTTTAGTTACCCAGGAACCTGCTTTACTGAGTTTGAGTATCAAAGATAACATTGCTTATGGAAGAAATGCTTCTATGGACCAAATTGAGGAAGCTGCTAAAATAGCTCATGCGCATACATTTATTAGCTCTCTCGAAAAAGGATATGATACTCAG GTTGGTAGGGCCTCTCTGATGATGTCAGAGGAGCAAAAGATTAAACTTTCTGTTGCTAGGGCTGTGCTGTCAAATCCATCAATTCTGCTCCTGGATGAAGTCACTGGTGGACTTGATTTTGAGGCTGAAAGATCTGTTCAGGAAGCTCTGGATGTCCTCATGTTGGGCAGATCAACTATTATAATAGCTAGACGGCTAAGTCTTATTAAAAATGCTGATTATATTGCTGTAATGGAGGAAGGTCAACTCGTTGAAATGGGTACACATGAAGAACTAATGAACTTGGATGGCCTTTATGCAGAACTGCTCAAATGTGAGGAAGCTACTAAGCTTCCACGGAG GATGCCAATGAGAACCTACAAGGAAACCTCAACTTTTCAGGTTGAGAAAGATTCTTCTGCAAGTCGCATCTTTCAAGAACCATCGTCCCCTAGAATGGCCAAGTCTCCATCTCTCCAGAGAGTTGCTGGAGGTCATATGGTTCGACCTGCCGATGTTAGCTATAGCTCTCAAGAATCTCCACGAGTTCTTAGTCCACCCCCAGAAGAAATGATGGAAAATGGTGTTTCCATGGAAGTGATAGATAGAGAACCAACAATAGAGAGGCAGGATAGTTTTGAGATGAGACTACCAGAATTACCCAAGATTGATGTTCATACCGGTCAGCGTCAAAAGAGTGCTTCTGATCCCGAATCTCCTGTTTCTCCGCTTTTGACATCTGACCCAACAAATGAACGTTCCCATTCCCAAACCTTTAGTCGACCACTCAGTGAATTTGATGATCTTCCTATGACAATGAAAGAAACTAAGGGTACATCACAAGAAGAACCATCCCTCTGGAGGCTAGTAGAACTTAGCCTTGCAGAATGGCTTTACGCTGTTCTCGGAAGCACTGGTGCTGCAATCTTTGGTTCTTTTAATCCCATCCTTGCTTATGTTATTGCACTTATAGTAACAGCTTATTACAGAAAAGATGGACATAGACATCATGCACAGGAAGATATTAACAGATGGTGCTTAATCATAACTGGCATGGGAATTGTGACAGTGATTGCTAATTTTTTGCAGCACTTCTACTTTGGTATAATGGGAGAAAAAATGACTGAGCGTGTTCGAAGAATGATGTTTTCAG CAATGCTTCGAAATGAAGTTGGATGGTTTGATGAGGAGGAAAATAGTGCTGATAACCTCTCAATGCGATTGGCTAATGATGCTACTTTTGTAAGAGCTGCTTTTAGCAATCGGCTTTCAATATTCATACAAGATAGTGCAGCTGTTATAGTTGCTGTCCTCATTGGGATGTTTCTGCAGTGGCGGCTGGCACTAGTGGCCTTGGCTACTTTGCCCATTCTCATGGTTTCTGCCAGAGCACAG AAACTATGGCTTGCTGGATTTTCGAAGGGTATCCAGGAGATGCATAGGAAGGCATCTTTGGTATTGGAGGATGCTGTTCGTAATATCTATACTGTCGTAGCATTTTGTGCTGGTGACAAGGTGATGGAACTCTACAGAGTACAACTTCAAAAGATATTCAAGAAAAGCTTTTTCCAAGGCATGGCTATTGGTTTTGCATTTGGCTTTTCTCAGTTTCTTTTGTTTGCCTGCAATGCCCTCCTTCTTTGGTACACTGCAATTTGTGTGAAAAGGCAGTACATGTCTCTGGGGACAGCGCTAAAAGAGTATATGGTGTTCTCTTTTGCAACATTTGCGCTAGTTGAACCTTTTGGTTTGGCCCCGTATATTCTTAAAAGGAGAAAGTCCTTGATATCTGTCTTTGAGATAATTGACCGAACTCCTAAGATTGAACCTGATGATAATGCTGCCCTAAAGCCTGCAAATGTTTATGGAAGCATTGAGTTGAAAAATGTTGACTTTTCGTATCCGACTCGGCCAGAAATCTTGGTTCTAAGCAATTTCAGTCTCAGAGTTAATGGTGGACAAACTGTAGCAGTGGTTGGAGTTTCGGGGTCAGGAAAAAGCACCATTATATCTTTGATAGAAAGGTTTTATGATCCGGTTGCTGGTCAGATATTACTAGATGGCCGAGATTTGAAATCTTACAATCTGAGATGGTTGAGGAACCACTTAGGTCTTGTCCAGCAGGAGCCCATCATATTCTCAACAACCATCAGAGAGAATATCATATATGCGAGGCATAATGCAAGCGAAGCGGAAATGAAGGAGGCTGCAAGGATAGCAAATGCTCATCATTTTATAAGCAGCTTGCCTCATGGATACGACACCCATGTAGGTATGAGGGGCGTGGATTTGACTCCTGGACAGAAGCAGAGGATTGCAATCGCTAGAGTTATTCTGAAGAATGCACCTATTTTGTTGTTGGATGAAGCTAGCTCATCAATAGAATCTGAGTCGAGCAGGGTAGTACAAGAAGCCCTTGACACTCTTATCATGGGGAACAAAACAACCGTTCTTATTGCACATCGAGCAGCCATGATGAGACATGTTGACAATATAGTTGTACTAAATGGTGGACGAATAGTGGAAGAAGGGACTCACGATACCTTGATGGCAAAGAACAGTTTATACGTGCGATTGATGCAACCCCACTTTGGTAAAGGAATGCGCCAACACAGGCTTATTTAG
- the LOC121764885 gene encoding ABC transporter G family member 1-like produces MSRVVSLSPIHDTLPFYNRREAEMEIDTFPRAATRASTTLGQLLQCVGDARKEAAGDETPVHHVLEMTTDEPQTIPFVLTFSHLTYSVKSPRAAADTKVVLDDISGEARDGEIMAVMGASGSGKSTLIDALASRMAKGSLRGSVTLNGEVLESKMAKVISAYVMQDDLLFPMLTVEETLTFAAEFRLPRTLSKSKKKLRVEALIDQLGLRSAARTVIGDEGHRGVSGGERRRVSIGTDIIHDPIVLFLDEPTSGLDSTSAFMVVKVLQRIARSGSIVIMSIHQPSSRIMGLLDRMIFLSRGKTVFNGSPENLPVFFSDFGQSIPENENRTEFALDFIRELEGSDGGTKSLVEFNKSWQNIDQQHHHQSIQNSPNLSLKEAISASISRGKLVSGATATAGSAMVPTFANPMWIELAVLSKRSFMNSRRMPELFGVRLAAVVVTGFILATMFWRLDNSPKGVQERLGFFAFAMSTTFYTCADALPVFLQERYIFMRETAYNAYRRSSYVLSHSLVSIPPLVFLSLAFAVITFWAVGLDGDFVFYFLIILASFWAGSSFVTFLSGVVPHVMLGYVIVVAILAYFLLFSGFFINRDRIPVYWIWFHYISLVKYPYEAVLQNEFADAAKCFVRGAQIFDGTPLAAVPEEMKVKLLDSMSGTLGVRIGSGTCVTTGSDILRQQSVEDLGKWSCLLVTVAWGFFFRSLFFLSLLIGSKNKRR; encoded by the coding sequence ATGTCAAGAGTCGTATCTCTCTCTCCAATCCACGACACTCTCCCCTTCTACAACAGAAGAGAAGCTGAGATGGAAATTGACACATTCCCGCGCGCCGCCACACGCGCCTCAACCACTCTCGGCCAGCTCCTGCAATGCGTCGGTGATGCGCGGAAGGAAGCCGCCGGCGATGAGACCCCGGTGCACCACGTGCTCGAGATGACCACCGATGAGCCACAGACGATCCCCTTCGTCCTCACCTTCAGCCACCTCACGTACAGCGTGAAATCCCCACGCGCCGCCGCAGATACCAAAGTTGTACTCGATGACATCTCCGGCGAGGCGCGTGATGGAGAAATCATGGCGGTCATGGGCGCGTCGGGTTCCGGAAAGTCCACTTTGATCGACGCGCTGGCGAGCCGGATGGCGAAGGGGAGCTTGCGCGGCTCGGTCACGCTCAACGGCGAGGTGCTCGAGTCGAAAATGGCGAAAGTCATCTCGGCTTACGTGATGCAAGACGATTTATTGTTCCCGATGCTCACCGTGGAGGAAACCCTAACGTTCGCGGCAGAGTTCCGGCTGCCGCGGACGCTCTCCAAGTCGAAGAAGAAGCTCCGCGTCGAGGCGCTGATCGACCAGCTCGGGCTCCGGAGCGCCGCGAGGACCGTCATCGGGGACGAGGGCCACCGTGGCGTCTCCGGCGGGGAGAGGCGGCGCGTGTCGATCGGAACCGATATCATCCACGACCCGATCGTCCTTTTTCTCGACGAGCCGACGTCTGGCCTCGATTCGACGAGCGCGTTCATGGTGGTGAAGGTTCTGCAGCGGATCGCGAGGAGCGGAAGCATCGTGATCATGTCGATTCATCAACCTAGCTCGAGGATCATGGGATTGCTCGATCGAATGATCTTCCTTTCGCGCGGGAAAACCGTTTTCAACGGCTCGCCGGAGAATCTGCCTGTTTTCTTCTCCGATTTCGGCCAATCGATTCCGGAAAACGAAAATCGGACTGAATTCGCTCTCGATTTCATCAGAGAATTAGAAGGATCCGACGGCGGAACGAAAAGCCTCGTTGAATTCAACAAATCATGGCAAAACATCGatcaacaacatcatcatcaatcGATCCAAAATTCACCGAATTTATCGCTGAAGGAAGCAATTAGCGCTAGCATTTCTCGAGGAAAGCTAGTCTCCggcgccaccgccaccgccggatCCGCAATGGTGCCGACGTTCGCGAACCCTATGTGGATCGAATTAGCCGTTCTGTCAAagcgatccttcatgaactcgCGGCGGATGCCGGAGCTCTTCGGCGTCCGCCTCGCCGCGGTGGTGGTGACCGGATTCATCCTCGCCACCATGTTCTGGCGTCTCGACAACTCCCCGAAAGGCGTCCAGGAGCGCCTAGGGTTCTTCGCCTTCGCGATGTCGACAACGTTCTACACTTGCGCCGACGCGCTGCCGGTTTTTCTGCAAGAGCGCTACATATTCATGAGAGAGACCGCGTACAACGCTTACCGGCGATCGTCGTACGTGCTATCGCACTCGCTCGTGTCGATTCCGCCGCTGGTGTTTTTGTCTCTCGCCTTCGCCGTGATCACATTTTGGGCGGTGGGGCTCGACGGCGAtttcgttttctattttttgataattttggcTTCGTTTTGGGCGGGGAGCTCGTTCGTGACGTTTCTCTCCGGCGTGGTGCCGCACGTGATGCTAGGGTACGTGATTGTGGTGGCGATTCTGGCGTATTTCCTTCTCTTCAGCGGATTCTTCATCAATCGGGATCGGATTCCGGTGTATTGGATCTGGTTCCACTACATTTCGCTGGTGAAGTATCCGTACGAGGCGGTGCTGCAGAATGAGTTTGCCGACGCGGCGAAGTGCTTTGTGAGGGGGGCGCAGATCTTCGACGGGACGCCGCTGGCGGCGGTGCCGGAGGAGATGAAGGTGAAGCTGCTGGACAGCATGAGCGGGACGCTAGGGGTGAGGATCGGCTCCGGGACGTGCGTCACGACGGGATCGGACATACTGAGGCAGCAAAGCGTGGAGGATCTCGGGAAGTGGAGCTGCCTGCTGGTGACGGTGGCGTGGGGGTTCTTCTTCAGATCGCTCTTCTTCTTGTCGCTGCTGATCGGGAGCAAGAACAAGAGGAGGTGA
- the LOC121763551 gene encoding uncharacterized protein LOC121763551, producing the protein MSFMKGDLLSKTRKLVKGFAKTEPVWLRSMEKAPPATFPHAQNKLRQITLPEDTYVNKFYQKHPDSKFEDPIKVSSFDPPAAREFAWRVLELKEQGVDEIDAMAVADTEYRAERKARKQAYARLKQISKLQGKRLPPNPCPSAVKEIQAEERKLIKDRFFNPQSRKIVERLKEERDAMLMDRR; encoded by the exons ATGTCGTTCATGAAAGGAGATTTGTTGTCAAAAACTCGTAAACTTGTTAAAGGGTTTGCTAAAACGGAGCCTGTTTGGCTTAGGTCCATGGAAAA GGCTCCGCCTGCTACGTTTCCTCATGCACAGAACAAGCTTAGGCAAATAACCCTCCCCGAGGATACTTACGTGAACAAGTTCTACCAGAAGCATCCGGATTCGAAATTTGAAGATCCAATCAA GGTTTCTAGCTTTGATCCTCCTGCAGCTCGTGAATTTGCTTGGAGAGTGCTCGAGTTGAAGGAGCAGGGAGTTGATGAGATCGATGCCATGGCTGTTGCTGAT ACCGAGTATCGGGCTGAAAGAAAAGCCAGAAAGCAGGCCTACGCTCGGCTGAAGCAAATCTCAAAGCTTCAGGGAAAGAGACTGCCTCCAAACCCCTGCCCAAGTGCTGTCAAGGAGATTCAAGCAGAAGAAAGAAAGCTTATCAAGGACCGGTTCTTCAACCCCCAGTCGCGCAAAATTGTGGAACGACTTAAAGAGGAGAGAGATGCAATGTTGATGGACAGAAGGTGA
- the LOC121764609 gene encoding pentatricopeptide repeat-containing protein At1g63070, mitochondrial-like isoform X2 yields MGGCFFVRNSPLFLKFGVSGTLRFRRSCTAVNDSNIFRNLYSRVSAVEDCDYSSSSESEINVLAVKSGECRSNALFFAVVRVLKTLNVRIARYVCFTATVEKYGFDQSFLAFNMLMHIYARTEMEMEVYALLRKIVYYCQKAELNLFCVSHALLCCCSDEEGLNFIVHVLVKFFALNLLFENALAAVAQARKLGIQPSIRSCNLLLKHLGEANERESVRMLFREMKSCGPFPDVHTYEVVMSFYCRMPRGTDGVDIEEASSIMKEMEIVGISPSIVTYGTFILGLCRVGALEVAWSYIRGLKCNVRPCDCYCYTIVIHGFVKIGELDKAMQVFREMKSSGIAGNVYSYSILIEGFCRYGNVERGLSLLEEMERCNIKPSIVTYSSVLKGLSRNGFMEIALFLFKKIGASGCEYDTRAYNILIAGFSEQGEMESANRLIEDMLDNNLAPDYVSYESMILGLCKIGSCNKALNFLDIMVEAGFLPHPYLFNHIVHGYCSKGQVEEALQLIYKMTNLGVSPNVFTYSAVVNRLCEEHKLRKALQVIPVMLKSNQPPNDVIYSILIDGLAKQASPGKALVLYTRMLKVGICPDVITLTILINVLGSAGRVGDAYKLFREMNSEGIVLDNYVYTSMIAAFCRNGDMTKAWNLFQEMVREGASPSVVTYTCLIDGFLKIRRTDIADMLINEMNQKKICHDLVFYRVLLRECQKLRNVDRAQHLFVEMKNRGIITDEIPLAHEDAK; encoded by the coding sequence atgggtgGCTGCTTTTTCGTCAGAAATTCCCCATTGTTTCTGAAGTTTGGAGTTTCCGGTACATTGAGATTCCGTAGAAGTTGCACAGCTGTAAACGATAGCAACATCTTCCGCAATTTGTACAGCCGCGTCTCTGCTGTGGAAGACTGTGATTATTCCAGCAGCTCAGAGAGTGAAATTAATGTTTTAGCGGTAAAATCTGGTGAGTGTCGAAGCAATGCTCTGTTTTTCGCTGTTGTTAGAGTTCTCAAGACTTTGAATGTGAGGATTGCGAGATATGTTTGCTTTACTGCGACAGTGGAGAAGTATGGTTTTGATCAATCGTTCTTAGCTTTTAATATGTTGATGCATATATATGCGCGTACTGAGATGGAAATGGAGGTTTATGCATTGCTTAGGAAGATTGTGTATTACTGTCAAAAGGCTGAGCTCAATTTGTTTTGTGTGTCGCATGCTTTATTGTGTTGTTGTAGCGATGAAGAAGGGTTGAATTTCATTGTACATGTGCTCGTGAAGTTCTTTGCTTTGAATCTGTTGTTTGAGAATGCGCTGGCTGCGGTTGCACAGGCTAGGAAGCTTGGCATTCAGCCTAGCATCCGATCGTGCAATTTATTGCTGAAACACTTGGGGGAAGCCAATGAGAGGGAATCTGTGAGGATGCTGTTCAGGGAAATGAAGAGTTGTGGACCATTTCCTGATGTACACACCTATGAAGTTGTGATGAGTTTTTACTGCAGAATGCCTcgtggaacggatggagtagaCATTGAAGAAGCGAGTAGCATTATGAAGGAAATGGAGATAGTTGGTATTAGTCCTTCCATTGTAACATATGGTACGTTCATCCTTGGGCTGTGCAGAGTTGGTGCTCTGGAGGTTGCTTGGAGCTATATCCGAGGGTTGAAATGTAACGTTCGTCCATGTGACTGTTACTGCTATACTATAGTTATTCATGGATTTGTGAAGATAGGCGAACTAGATAAGGCTATGCAGGTTTTTCGTGAAATGAAGAGTTCTGGAATTGCGGGAAATGTATATAGCTATAGTATCCTGATCGAGGGTTTCTGCAGATACGGAAACGTAGAGAGAGGTCTTAGCTTGCTCGAGGAAATGGAGAGATGTAACATCAAACCGTCCATTGTCACCTATAGCTCGGTTTTAAAAGGACTTTCAAGGAATGGATTCATGGAGATTGCACTGTTTTTGTTCAAGAAGATAGGGGCATCTGGATGTGAATATGACACTCGTGCTTACAACATTTTGATTGCTGGATTTTCTGAGCAGGGTGAGATGGAATCTGCAAATAGACTTATAGAGGATATGCTGGATAATAATTTGGCTCCTGATTATGTCAGTTATGAGAGTATGATCCTAGGATTATGTAAAATCGGTTCCTGCAATAAGGCCTTGAACTTTCTTGATATCATGGTAGAAGCTGGTTTCTTGCCCCATCCTTACTTGTTCAATCATATTGTACACGGATACTGCAGTAAAGGGCAGGTTGAGGAAGCCCTGCAATTGATTTATAAAATGACAAACCTGGGCGTTTCTCCTAATGTGTTTACCTATTCTGCAGTTGTCAACAGGCTGTGCGAAGAGCACAAGTTGAGGAAGGCATTACAGGTCATTCCTGTAATGCTTAAATCCAATCAACCCCCTAACGATGTAATTTATAGCATCCTCATTGATGGCCTTGCTAAGCAGGCGAGCCCGGGGAAGGCCTTAGTGTTGTATACAAGAATGTTGAAGGTTGGGATTTGTCCTGATGTGATCACATTAACCATTCTGATTAATGTGTTAGGCTCTGCAGGAAGAGTGGGAGATGCATATAAGTTATTCAGAGAAATGAACTCTGAGGGCATAGTTCTCGATAACTATGTGTATACCTCAATGATAGCTGCATTTTGTCGGAATGGAGATATGACGAAGGCATGGAATCTGTTCCAGGAGATGGTGAGGGAGGGTGCCTCACCTTCTGTTGTTACATACACATGTCTAATTGACGGCTTTCTCAAGATTAGACGCACGGATATAGCTGACATgcttataaatgaaatgaatcaGAAGAAGATCTGCCATGATTTGGTATTCTACCGGGTCCTGCTCCGTGAGTGCCAAAAGCTTCGAAATGTTGACAGAGCTCAGCATCTATTCGTTGAAATGAAAAATAGGGGAATAATAACGGATGAAATACCTTTAGCGCACGAGGACGCTAAATAG